Proteins co-encoded in one Aquincola tertiaricarbonis genomic window:
- a CDS encoding BON domain-containing protein, with translation MKSSNHRLGRSAALLVSALGASVLLSACAPLLLGGAAVGSAMVVTDRRSTGTQLDDQGIELKAVNRIAPIAGDRGHVSATSYNKVVLLSGEVPDEAMRARVEQQVRSIEGVRSVVNELAILAPSSLTARSNDSLLTSKVKATLVDAKDIQASAIKVVTERGTVYLMGVVTEREATRASDLARSVSGVQKVVRVFEVITEAQLANTKPAPVVEK, from the coding sequence ATGAAGTCTTCGAACCACCGCCTCGGCCGCTCGGCCGCCCTGCTGGTCTCGGCCCTCGGTGCCAGCGTGCTGCTCAGCGCCTGCGCGCCGCTGCTGCTCGGCGGCGCGGCCGTCGGCAGCGCCATGGTCGTCACCGACCGCCGCTCCACCGGCACGCAACTGGACGACCAGGGCATCGAGCTCAAGGCCGTCAACCGCATCGCCCCCATCGCCGGCGACCGCGGCCACGTCAGCGCCACCAGCTACAACAAGGTGGTGCTGCTGAGCGGCGAAGTACCCGACGAAGCCATGCGCGCCCGCGTGGAACAGCAGGTGCGCAGCATCGAGGGCGTGCGCTCGGTGGTCAACGAGCTGGCCATCCTGGCGCCCAGCTCGCTGACGGCCCGCTCCAACGACTCGCTGCTGACCAGCAAGGTCAAGGCCACGCTGGTGGACGCCAAGGACATCCAGGCCAGCGCCATCAAGGTGGTGACCGAGCGCGGCACCGTCTACCTGATGGGCGTGGTGACCGAACGCGAAGCCACCCGTGCCAGCGACCTGGCGCGCAGCGTGAGCGGCGTGCAGAAGGTGGTGCGGGTGTTCGAAGTGATCACCGAGGCCCAGCTGGCCAACACCAAGCCGGCGCCCGTCGTCGAGAAGTGA
- a CDS encoding SIS domain-containing protein, which produces MLEQRIQQQFFESADLQVQAADTLARPLADAVHAVLGCITAGGKLMVCGSGGSTADAQHLAAQFVGRFERERPGLAALALGTDSVLSQSLARESGINDVLAKQVQALGLPGDVLLVLAPAGDDEAVIAAVQSAHGKDMTVIAFTGRQAPGLAAELMETDVQVAVPHDRAARIREIHVLALHCLCDAVDVQLMGEQEPNA; this is translated from the coding sequence ATGCTTGAACAGCGCATCCAGCAGCAGTTTTTCGAGAGTGCCGACCTGCAGGTGCAGGCGGCCGATACCCTTGCGCGCCCGCTGGCCGATGCGGTGCACGCCGTGCTCGGCTGCATCACAGCCGGCGGCAAGCTGATGGTGTGCGGCAGTGGCGGCTCCACCGCCGATGCGCAGCACCTGGCCGCGCAGTTCGTCGGCCGTTTCGAGCGTGAGCGCCCCGGCCTGGCCGCGCTGGCGCTGGGCACCGACAGCGTGCTGAGTCAGTCGCTGGCGCGTGAATCCGGCATCAACGACGTGCTGGCCAAGCAGGTGCAGGCCCTCGGCTTGCCGGGCGACGTGCTGCTGGTGCTGGCGCCCGCCGGGGATGACGAAGCCGTCATCGCCGCAGTGCAGTCAGCGCATGGCAAGGACATGACGGTCATCGCCTTCACCGGTCGACAAGCCCCTGGGCTGGCGGCCGAGTTGATGGAGACCGATGTACAAGTGGCCGTGCCGCACGACCGTGCGGCACGAATCCGTGAAATTCACGTGCTGGCCTTGCACTGCCTGTGCGATGCCGTGGACGTGCAGCTCATGGGCGAACAGGAACCCAACGCATGA
- a CDS encoding DUF5672 family protein yields MRSPLLNFPDVTLVCVDNRTPALALQALQHCHRQAHFARTLLFTDAATAAGPLPEGVQALAVQIDSVPAYSHFMLRGLLPHIRTSHLLVVQWDGYVLDAAHWTPEFLTHDYIGALFRDEPEGRNVGNGGFSLRSRRLLQALQDPRITPTHPEDACIAQQHRPLLEQAHGIRFAPPALAARFAFERVAPAGQTFGFHGLFNLPRVMDTPTLTTFVDQLPDAMFTGVDARDLCKALMRAGRLAEARRVMARRLAAGQRDGRTRQLQARLALLQWGQRLGWVGAPDQPASNAATSHSSVSPSMLTTSKRQGGSADRRIR; encoded by the coding sequence ATGCGCTCGCCCCTGCTAAATTTTCCCGACGTCACCCTGGTGTGCGTCGACAACCGCACCCCTGCCCTGGCCTTGCAGGCGCTGCAGCACTGCCACCGGCAGGCGCATTTCGCGCGCACCCTGCTGTTCACAGATGCGGCCACCGCCGCCGGTCCGCTGCCTGAAGGCGTGCAGGCGCTGGCGGTGCAGATCGACTCGGTGCCTGCCTACTCGCACTTCATGCTGCGCGGGCTGCTGCCGCACATCCGCACCTCGCACCTGCTGGTGGTGCAGTGGGACGGCTATGTGCTCGATGCCGCGCACTGGACGCCCGAGTTTCTGACCCATGACTACATCGGCGCGTTGTTCCGCGACGAGCCTGAAGGCCGCAACGTGGGCAACGGCGGCTTCTCGCTGCGCTCCCGCCGGCTGCTGCAGGCCCTGCAGGACCCACGCATCACGCCCACCCACCCCGAGGACGCCTGCATCGCCCAGCAGCACCGGCCGCTGCTGGAGCAGGCGCACGGCATCCGCTTCGCGCCGCCCGCGCTGGCCGCACGCTTTGCGTTCGAGCGTGTGGCCCCCGCAGGCCAGACCTTCGGCTTCCACGGCCTGTTCAACCTGCCGCGGGTGATGGACACGCCCACCCTGACCACCTTCGTCGACCAGCTGCCGGACGCGATGTTCACCGGCGTGGACGCGCGCGACCTGTGCAAGGCGCTGATGCGTGCCGGCCGTCTGGCGGAAGCCCGGCGGGTGATGGCACGGCGCCTGGCCGCCGGCCAGCGCGACGGCCGCACGCGCCAGCTGCAGGCGCGGCTGGCGCTGCTGCAGTGGGGGCAGCGGCTGGGGTGGGTGGGGGCTCCGGATCAACCAGCGTCGAACGCCGCCACCAGCCACTCCAGCGTGTCGCCCTCGATGCTGACGACATCGAAGCGACAGGGCGGCAGCGCGGACAGGCGCATCAGGTAG
- a CDS encoding YraN family protein encodes MADSRRWGSTRSRSTGSEGSTTATGTAGEDRALAHLRRHGLTLVERNYRVARGPSRRAGEVDLIMRDRDGTLVFVEVRSRAAASHGGAAGSVTGVKQRRVIYAAQHYLMRLSALPPCRFDVVSIEGDTLEWLVAAFDAG; translated from the coding sequence ATGGCTGATTCAAGGCGGTGGGGCAGTACAAGGTCGCGCAGTACAGGATCGGAAGGCAGCACGACGGCCACCGGCACCGCCGGCGAAGACCGTGCGCTGGCGCATCTGCGGCGCCACGGCCTCACGCTGGTGGAGCGCAATTATCGGGTGGCGCGCGGACCCTCCCGCCGCGCCGGCGAGGTGGACCTGATCATGCGCGACCGCGACGGCACGCTGGTGTTCGTGGAGGTGCGTTCGCGCGCCGCCGCCAGCCATGGCGGCGCGGCCGGCAGCGTCACCGGCGTGAAGCAGCGGCGGGTGATCTACGCCGCGCAGCACTACCTGATGCGCCTGTCCGCGCTGCCGCCCTGTCGCTTCGATGTCGTCAGCATCGAGGGCGACACGCTGGAGTGGCTGGTGGCGGCGTTCGACGCTGGTTGA
- the rsmI gene encoding 16S rRNA (cytidine(1402)-2'-O)-methyltransferase, producing MSSALTIVQAAAEAAGAQQYPPGTLYVVATPIGNLADITLRAVHVLALVDAVACEDTRVSAGLLRHLGLHKPLVALHEHNEFEGAAAIVDRLARGERIAYISDAGTPAVSDPGARLVAAVQAAGLRTMPLPGASSALAALSVAGDADSRGFAFAGFLPTKAGERRSALQAVLAQPLTQVLFEAPHRIEGLLRELAEAAPERRVTVGRELTKQFETVATMPAAELPAWLAADANRLRGEFVLVVHAPAAAEAAEGDEALPPEAERVLGLLLAELPLKQAVALAASITGAPRNALYQRALSLRA from the coding sequence ATGTCCAGTGCCTTGACGATCGTGCAGGCCGCCGCCGAGGCGGCCGGTGCCCAGCAGTATCCGCCCGGCACGCTGTATGTGGTGGCCACACCCATCGGCAATCTGGCCGACATCACGTTGCGCGCGGTGCATGTGCTGGCGCTGGTGGATGCGGTGGCCTGCGAGGACACCCGCGTCAGTGCCGGCCTGCTGCGCCACCTGGGCCTGCACAAGCCGCTGGTGGCGCTGCACGAGCACAACGAGTTCGAAGGCGCCGCTGCCATCGTCGATAGGCTGGCGCGTGGCGAGCGCATCGCCTACATCAGCGATGCCGGCACGCCCGCGGTGTCCGACCCCGGCGCGCGGCTGGTGGCCGCGGTGCAGGCGGCCGGGCTGCGCACCATGCCGCTGCCCGGCGCCAGCAGCGCGCTGGCAGCGTTGAGCGTGGCCGGTGATGCCGACAGCCGCGGCTTCGCGTTTGCCGGCTTCCTGCCCACCAAGGCCGGTGAGCGCCGCAGCGCGCTGCAGGCCGTGCTGGCGCAGCCGCTGACGCAGGTGCTGTTCGAGGCGCCGCACCGCATCGAAGGCCTGCTGCGCGAGCTGGCCGAGGCCGCGCCCGAGCGCCGGGTGACCGTGGGCCGCGAGCTGACCAAGCAGTTCGAGACCGTGGCCACGATGCCCGCGGCCGAGCTGCCCGCCTGGCTGGCCGCCGATGCCAACCGCCTGCGGGGCGAATTCGTGCTGGTGGTGCATGCGCCGGCTGCTGCCGAAGCGGCCGAGGGTGACGAGGCGCTGCCGCCCGAGGCCGAACGGGTGCTGGGCCTGCTGCTGGCCGAGCTGCCGCTGAAGCAGGCGGTGGCGCTGGCGGCCAGCATCACCGGCGCGCCGCGCAATGCGCTGTACCAGCGGGCGCTGTCGCTGCGTGCCTGA
- the tldD gene encoding metalloprotease TldD, which yields MISREPTLERLALAQGLLLEPFGLTDAALTKALRTISAHRIDDADLYFQTTRHEGWSLEEGIVKSGSFSIDQGVGVRAVAGEKTAFAYSDDISEASLLDAARTVRTIAAAGQSVRVKVPGKGKVVGSRTLYGPTDPIGTLDSAQKVALLEKTEKLARSKDPRIVQVMAGLAAEYDVVMVARADGTRAADVRPLVRLSVTVIAEQTIGGVVRREVGSGGGGGRFGLGWFQDAQIEQYVDQAVNAALTNLESRPAPAGEMTVVLGPGWPGILLHEAIGHGLEGDFNRKGSSAFSGRIGKRVAAKGVTVLDDGTLPDRRGSLNVDDEGNATQRTVLIEDGILRGYIQDSMNARLTGVAPTGNGRRESYAHVPMPRMTNTYMLDGDKTKEEIVASMKRGLYATNFGGGQVDITSGKFVFSASEAFWVENGKIQYPVKGATLIGNGPDALTRVSMIGNDMQLDSGVGTCGKEGQSVPVGVGQPTLRIDGLTVGGTA from the coding sequence ATGATTTCGCGCGAACCCACCCTTGAACGCCTCGCGCTCGCGCAAGGCCTGTTGCTCGAACCCTTCGGGCTCACCGATGCGGCGCTGACCAAGGCCCTGCGCACGATCAGCGCACACCGCATCGACGACGCGGACCTGTACTTCCAGACCACCCGCCACGAAGGCTGGAGCCTGGAGGAAGGCATCGTCAAGAGCGGCAGCTTCAGCATCGACCAAGGGGTGGGCGTGCGCGCGGTGGCCGGCGAAAAGACCGCCTTCGCCTATTCCGACGACATTTCCGAGGCCTCGCTGCTGGACGCGGCGCGCACCGTGCGCACCATCGCCGCGGCCGGCCAGAGCGTGCGCGTGAAAGTGCCGGGCAAGGGCAAGGTGGTGGGCAGTCGCACGCTGTACGGCCCCACCGACCCCATCGGCACGCTGGACAGCGCGCAGAAGGTGGCGCTGCTGGAAAAAACCGAGAAGCTGGCACGCAGCAAGGACCCGCGCATCGTGCAGGTGATGGCCGGCCTGGCCGCCGAGTACGACGTGGTGATGGTGGCGCGTGCCGACGGCACCCGCGCCGCCGACGTGCGGCCGCTGGTGCGGCTGTCGGTCACCGTGATCGCCGAGCAGACGATCGGCGGCGTGGTGCGCCGCGAGGTGGGCTCGGGCGGCGGCGGTGGCCGTTTCGGCCTGGGCTGGTTCCAGGATGCACAGATCGAGCAGTACGTGGACCAGGCCGTCAACGCTGCGCTCACCAACCTTGAATCGCGCCCCGCGCCGGCCGGCGAGATGACCGTGGTGCTGGGCCCCGGCTGGCCCGGCATCCTGCTGCACGAAGCCATCGGCCACGGGCTGGAAGGCGACTTCAACCGTAAGGGCAGCAGCGCGTTCAGCGGCCGCATCGGCAAGCGCGTGGCCGCCAAGGGCGTGACGGTGCTGGACGACGGTACCCTGCCCGACCGCCGCGGCAGCCTGAACGTGGACGACGAAGGCAACGCCACCCAGCGCACCGTGCTGATCGAGGACGGCATCCTGCGCGGCTACATCCAGGACTCGATGAACGCCCGGCTGACCGGCGTGGCCCCCACCGGCAACGGCCGCCGCGAAAGCTACGCACACGTGCCGATGCCGCGCATGACTAACACCTACATGCTGGACGGCGACAAGACCAAGGAAGAGATCGTCGCCAGCATGAAGCGCGGCCTCTACGCCACCAACTTCGGCGGCGGTCAGGTCGACATCACCAGCGGCAAGTTCGTGTTCTCGGCCAGCGAGGCCTTCTGGGTGGAGAACGGCAAGATCCAGTACCCGGTCAAGGGCGCCACGCTGATCGGCAACGGACCCGATGCGCTCACCCGCGTGAGCATGATCGGCAACGACATGCAGCTCGATTCCGGCGTGGGCACCTGCGGCAAGGAAGGCCAGAGCGTGCCGGTGGGCGTGGGCCAGCCGACGCTGCGCATCGACGGCCTGACCGTCGGCGGCACGGCTTGA
- a CDS encoding 3-deoxy-7-phosphoheptulonate synthase, with amino-acid sequence MNSTSTPASEGWQAPPDRTSQTDDERIKDIVPLPPPEHLIRFFPIRGTAMEKLVANTRQSIRRILHKQDDRLLVIMGPCSIHDPEAALEYARKLKAQREKYADTLEIVMRVYFEKPRTTVGWKGLINDPYLDETFRIDEGLRIARQLLLDINRLGMPAGSEFLDVISPQYIGDLIAWGAIGARTTESQVHRELASGLSAPIGFKNGTDGNIKIAMDAIQSASRPHHFLSVHKNGQVAIVETSGNADCHVILRGGKTPNYSAEHVADACRQLEAAKLDCALMVDCSHANSSKQHERQLDVARDVAQQLRDGGRCIFGVMVESHLKAGAQKFNAGKDDPAQLAYGQSITDACLGWDDSLECLEVLSAAVKARRG; translated from the coding sequence ATGAACAGCACCAGCACCCCCGCCAGCGAAGGCTGGCAAGCGCCGCCGGACCGTACCAGCCAGACCGACGACGAACGCATCAAGGACATCGTGCCGCTGCCGCCCCCCGAACACCTGATCCGCTTCTTCCCCATCCGCGGCACCGCGATGGAGAAGCTGGTGGCGAACACGCGCCAGTCCATCCGCCGCATCCTGCACAAGCAGGACGACCGGCTGCTGGTGATCATGGGCCCCTGCTCCATCCACGACCCCGAGGCGGCGCTGGAGTACGCCCGCAAACTCAAGGCCCAGCGCGAGAAGTACGCCGACACGCTGGAAATCGTGATGCGCGTCTACTTCGAGAAGCCGCGCACCACCGTCGGCTGGAAGGGCCTGATCAACGACCCCTACCTGGACGAGACCTTCCGCATCGACGAAGGCCTGCGCATCGCGCGGCAGCTGCTGCTGGACATCAACCGCCTGGGCATGCCGGCAGGCAGCGAGTTCCTGGACGTGATCTCGCCGCAATACATCGGCGACCTGATCGCCTGGGGCGCCATTGGCGCGCGCACCACCGAAAGCCAGGTGCACCGTGAGCTGGCTTCGGGCCTGTCGGCGCCGATCGGCTTCAAGAACGGCACCGACGGCAACATCAAGATCGCGATGGACGCGATCCAGTCGGCCTCACGGCCGCACCACTTCCTGTCGGTGCACAAGAACGGCCAGGTGGCCATCGTCGAGACCTCGGGCAATGCCGATTGCCACGTGATCCTGCGCGGCGGCAAGACGCCCAACTACAGCGCCGAGCACGTGGCCGACGCCTGCCGCCAGCTGGAAGCGGCGAAGCTCGACTGCGCGCTGATGGTGGACTGCAGCCATGCCAACAGCAGCAAGCAGCACGAGCGACAGCTGGACGTGGCCCGCGACGTGGCGCAGCAGCTGCGCGACGGCGGCCGCTGCATCTTCGGCGTGATGGTGGAGAGCCACCTGAAGGCCGGCGCGCAGAAGTTCAACGCCGGCAAGGACGACCCGGCCCAGCTGGCCTACGGCCAGAGCATCACCGACGCCTGCCTGGGCTGGGACGATTCGCTGGAGTGCCTGGAAGTGCTGAGCGCGGCCGTGAAGGCTCGGCGTGGGTGA
- the ltrA gene encoding group II intron reverse transcriptase/maturase — MRSDEARPARCDLTGPGADDLLGQALARANMAAAWKRIKANKGGAGVDGRTVQDTAVWLQGAWPAIRQSVLDGSYRPSAVRRVSIPKPGGGERELGIPTVVDRLIQQALLQVLQPLIDPCFSEHSHGFRPGRSAHGAVVEAKRYVQEGYDVVVDVDLEKFFDRVDHDIVMHRLSLHVADKRVLRLIRRYLQAPTMVAGVVSPRTQGTPQGGPLSPLLANVLLDEVDRELERRGHRFVRYADDCNVYVKSRKAGERVLQGLRKHYARLALKVNEAKTAVGEVWGRKFLGYCLWQDPTERGRRVDDGVRIGVARPVLAQLRQHLRGLTRRHSGCSLEHVAQGLREYLQGWKAYFRLAQTPRVFAAMDQWLRHRLRAIQFKQWKNVATVYREMRRLGATHPQAAAAAAHTGRWWRGSHHCLNNVLTIAYFDRLGVPRLA, encoded by the coding sequence GTGCGCAGCGATGAAGCACGGCCGGCGCGCTGCGATCTGACGGGCCCGGGGGCCGACGACCTGCTGGGGCAGGCGCTGGCCAGAGCGAACATGGCCGCGGCGTGGAAACGCATCAAGGCCAACAAGGGAGGCGCCGGCGTCGATGGACGCACGGTGCAGGACACGGCGGTGTGGCTGCAGGGCGCGTGGCCCGCCATCCGGCAGAGCGTGCTCGACGGCAGTTACCGCCCCAGCGCGGTACGGCGGGTGAGCATCCCGAAGCCGGGCGGTGGTGAGCGCGAACTGGGCATACCGACCGTGGTCGACAGGTTGATCCAGCAGGCGCTGCTGCAGGTACTGCAGCCGCTGATCGACCCCTGCTTCAGCGAGCACAGCCACGGCTTCAGGCCGGGGCGCAGCGCGCATGGGGCGGTGGTCGAGGCCAAGCGGTACGTGCAGGAAGGCTACGACGTCGTGGTGGATGTGGACCTGGAGAAGTTCTTCGACCGGGTCGATCACGACATCGTGATGCACAGGCTGAGTCTGCACGTTGCGGACAAGCGGGTGCTGCGGCTCATCCGGCGGTATCTGCAGGCACCGACGATGGTAGCGGGGGTGGTCAGCCCGCGGACGCAGGGCACGCCGCAAGGCGGGCCACTGAGCCCGTTGCTGGCCAACGTGCTGCTGGACGAAGTGGATCGAGAGCTGGAACGCAGGGGCCATCGGTTCGTGCGTTATGCCGACGACTGCAATGTCTACGTCAAGAGCCGAAAGGCTGGCGAGCGGGTACTGCAAGGGCTGCGCAAGCACTACGCGCGGCTGGCACTGAAGGTCAACGAGGCCAAGACGGCCGTGGGCGAAGTCTGGGGACGCAAGTTCCTGGGCTACTGCCTGTGGCAAGACCCGACCGAGCGAGGCCGGCGGGTGGATGACGGTGTGCGCATCGGGGTGGCCCGGCCGGTACTGGCGCAGCTGCGTCAGCATCTGCGCGGACTCACGCGGCGGCACAGCGGCTGCAGCCTGGAGCATGTGGCGCAGGGCTTGAGGGAATATCTGCAGGGCTGGAAGGCGTACTTCCGGCTGGCGCAGACCCCGCGGGTGTTTGCGGCCATGGACCAATGGCTGCGGCACCGGTTGCGTGCCATCCAGTTCAAGCAGTGGAAGAACGTCGCTACCGTGTACCGCGAAATGCGGCGGCTGGGCGCGACTCACCCACAGGCTGCGGCTGCGGCGGCACACACCGGTCGCTGGTGGCGAGGCAGCCACCACTGTTTGAACAACGTCCTGACCATCGCCTACTTCGACCGGCTGGGCGTGCCGCGCTTGGCATGA
- a CDS encoding electron transfer flavoprotein subunit alpha/FixB family protein → MTALVIAEHDNASLKGATFNTVTAATQMGGDVHVLIAGHNAQAAADAAAKIAGVSKVILAEAPGFEHGLAENVAAQVLAIAGSYSHLVFPATASGKNIAPRVAAKLDVGQVSDITKVVSADTFERPIYAGNAIATVQATDAVKVITVRGTGFDAAAHEGGSAAIEKAEAAATSDKATFVGSEIAKNDRPELTAAKVIVSGGRALGSSEKFNEVLTPLADKLGAALGASRAAVDAGYAPNDWQVGQTGKIVAPQLYVAAGISGAIQHLAGMKDSKVIVAINKDPEAPIFSVADYGLESDLFNAVPELVKAL, encoded by the coding sequence ATGACCGCACTCGTCATCGCTGAACACGACAACGCGTCATTGAAGGGCGCCACCTTCAACACCGTCACCGCCGCCACCCAGATGGGCGGCGACGTGCACGTGCTCATCGCCGGCCACAACGCGCAAGCCGCGGCCGACGCCGCCGCCAAGATCGCCGGCGTCAGCAAGGTCATCCTGGCCGAAGCCCCCGGCTTCGAGCACGGCCTGGCCGAAAACGTCGCCGCGCAAGTGCTGGCGATCGCCGGCAGCTACAGCCACCTCGTCTTCCCGGCCACCGCCAGCGGCAAGAACATCGCCCCCCGCGTGGCCGCCAAGCTCGACGTCGGCCAGGTCAGCGACATCACCAAGGTGGTGAGCGCCGACACCTTCGAGCGCCCCATCTACGCCGGCAACGCCATTGCCACCGTGCAGGCCACCGACGCCGTCAAGGTCATCACCGTGCGCGGCACCGGCTTTGACGCCGCAGCGCACGAGGGCGGCAGCGCGGCCATCGAGAAGGCCGAAGCCGCCGCCACCAGCGACAAGGCCACCTTCGTCGGCAGCGAGATCGCCAAGAACGACCGGCCCGAACTCACCGCCGCCAAAGTCATCGTCAGTGGTGGCCGTGCGCTGGGCAGCAGCGAGAAGTTCAACGAGGTGCTCACCCCGCTGGCCGACAAGCTGGGCGCCGCGCTGGGCGCCAGCCGCGCCGCGGTGGACGCGGGCTACGCGCCCAACGACTGGCAGGTCGGCCAGACCGGCAAGATCGTGGCGCCGCAGCTGTACGTGGCCGCCGGCATCTCCGGCGCCATCCAGCACCTGGCCGGCATGAAGGACAGCAAGGTCATCGTGGCCATCAACAAGGACCCCGAGGCGCCGATCTTCAGCGTGGCCGACTACGGCCTGGAATCCGACCTGTTCAATGCGGTGCCGGAGCTGGTGAAGGCGCTGTGA
- a CDS encoding electron transfer flavoprotein subunit beta/FixA family protein, translated as MKILVPVKRVVDYNVKVRVKADGTGVDIANVKMSMNPFDEIAVEEAVRLKEKGVATEVIAVSCGPTQCQETLRTAMAIGADRGILVECADELQPLAVAKLLKALVDKEQPGLIILGKQAIDDDCNQTGQMLAALADLPQATFASKVEVADGKASVTREVDGGLETLAITLPAVVTTDLRLNEPRYVTLPNIMKAKKKPLETVKPADLGVDVAPRIKTLKVSEPPKRSAGIKVPDVATLVAKLKTEAKVI; from the coding sequence ATGAAGATCCTGGTCCCCGTCAAGCGGGTGGTCGACTACAACGTGAAGGTGCGGGTCAAGGCCGACGGCACCGGCGTGGACATCGCCAACGTCAAGATGAGCATGAACCCGTTCGACGAGATCGCGGTGGAAGAAGCCGTGCGGCTGAAAGAGAAGGGCGTGGCCACCGAGGTCATCGCCGTCTCCTGCGGCCCCACGCAGTGCCAGGAGACGCTGCGCACCGCCATGGCCATCGGCGCCGACCGCGGCATCCTGGTGGAGTGCGCGGACGAGCTGCAGCCGCTGGCCGTGGCCAAGCTGCTCAAGGCCCTGGTGGACAAGGAACAGCCCGGCCTCATCATCCTGGGCAAGCAGGCCATCGACGACGACTGCAACCAGACCGGCCAGATGCTGGCCGCGCTGGCCGACCTGCCGCAGGCGACCTTCGCCTCCAAGGTCGAGGTCGCCGATGGCAAAGCCAGCGTCACCCGTGAAGTCGACGGCGGCCTGGAAACCCTGGCCATCACGCTGCCGGCGGTCGTCACCACCGACCTGCGCCTCAATGAGCCGCGCTACGTCACGCTGCCCAACATCATGAAGGCCAAGAAAAAGCCGCTGGAGACCGTCAAGCCGGCCGACCTCGGCGTCGACGTCGCCCCCCGCATCAAGACCCTCAAGGTCAGCGAGCCGCCCAAGCGCAGCGCCGGCATCAAGGTGCCCGACGTCGCCACCCTCGTGGCCAAGCTCAAGACCGAAGCCAAGGTGATCTGA
- a CDS encoding Bug family tripartite tricarboxylate transporter substrate binding protein, translating into MNHPIHRRSLLARGAALSAGLCAAPWARAQAAWPSKPIRFIVPYNPGGATDVSARVIADKLGQRLGQTLIVENKGGAAGILGTDMVAKAAPDGGTFVFTLSASVLTNQFLFAKLPYDPQKDLTLVSQIAVVPVTLVVHPDVPARNAAELQAWIRKNKGKVSYGSWGIGSYAHLAGAYMSQALNADMSHVAYKGEAPMLQDLLGGQIQMAYASASATKPHIETGKLKVIGVTGDQRMAALPNVPTLGEQGLKDDAYRICGFVAMAAPAKTPMEIVQRMAKEVNAVVQMPEVNEKLVAMGFNPVASTPEAFMASYKKDAPVWEQLVKVSGAKLD; encoded by the coding sequence ATGAACCATCCCATCCACCGTCGCAGCCTGCTGGCCCGAGGCGCCGCCCTGTCCGCCGGGCTGTGCGCCGCACCCTGGGCGCGTGCGCAGGCCGCCTGGCCCAGCAAGCCCATCCGCTTCATCGTCCCTTACAACCCGGGCGGTGCCACCGACGTGTCGGCCCGCGTGATCGCCGACAAGCTGGGCCAACGCCTGGGCCAGACCTTGATCGTCGAGAACAAGGGCGGCGCGGCCGGCATCCTGGGTACCGACATGGTGGCCAAGGCGGCGCCCGACGGTGGCACTTTCGTCTTCACGCTCAGCGCCTCGGTGCTGACCAACCAGTTCCTGTTCGCCAAGCTGCCCTACGACCCGCAGAAGGACCTGACGTTGGTCTCGCAGATCGCCGTGGTACCGGTGACGCTGGTGGTGCACCCTGACGTGCCGGCGCGCAACGCGGCCGAGCTGCAGGCCTGGATCCGCAAGAACAAGGGCAAGGTGTCGTACGGCTCCTGGGGTATCGGCAGCTACGCGCACCTGGCCGGCGCCTACATGAGCCAGGCGCTGAACGCCGACATGTCGCACGTGGCCTACAAGGGTGAGGCACCGATGCTGCAGGACCTGCTGGGCGGCCAGATCCAGATGGCTTATGCCAGTGCCTCGGCCACCAAGCCGCACATCGAGACTGGCAAGCTCAAGGTCATCGGTGTCACCGGCGACCAACGCATGGCGGCGCTGCCCAACGTGCCCACGCTGGGCGAGCAGGGCCTGAAGGACGACGCCTACCGCATCTGCGGCTTCGTGGCCATGGCGGCGCCGGCCAAGACGCCGATGGAGATCGTGCAGCGCATGGCCAAGGAAGTGAATGCCGTGGTGCAGATGCCCGAGGTGAACGAGAAGCTGGTGGCCATGGGTTTCAATCCCGTGGCCAGTACCCCGGAGGCCTTCATGGCGTCGTACAAGAAGGACGCGCCGGTATGGGAACAATTGGTGAAAGTGTCCGGCGCCAAGCTGGACTGA